A stretch of the Simiduia curdlanivorans genome encodes the following:
- the prmA gene encoding 50S ribosomal protein L11 methyltransferase, whose translation MPWLQLIIHSTRAQASAIEEALMDVGAASVTLQDDADQPILEPALGETPLWDATRITGLFEADINTKAVSLELLAQLPQEPLNLKWEQLEDKDWEREWMASFQPICCGERLWICPSWKEPPEPEAVNLMLDPGLAFGTGTHPTTFLCLQWLDQQSLEQAALVDFGCGSGILGIAALLLGAKQVIGVDIDPQALLATRENAGRNGLAADAMPVFLPKDAPQTSVDIMLANILAGPLVELAPLLTSQVRASGLLCLSGILASQADAVMSAYPAFDFDPVAQKEEWVRLTGRKVR comes from the coding sequence ATGCCTTGGCTCCAACTCATTATTCACTCTACTCGCGCCCAAGCCTCAGCCATCGAGGAGGCATTAATGGACGTAGGCGCGGCGTCTGTGACCCTGCAAGACGATGCCGACCAGCCCATTTTAGAGCCGGCGCTGGGCGAAACACCGCTCTGGGATGCCACCCGCATCACCGGCTTATTCGAGGCCGATATCAACACTAAGGCCGTGAGCCTAGAACTGCTGGCACAATTACCTCAAGAACCCCTGAACCTGAAATGGGAGCAACTGGAGGATAAGGATTGGGAGCGCGAGTGGATGGCGAGCTTCCAACCCATTTGCTGTGGCGAGCGCCTGTGGATCTGCCCGAGCTGGAAAGAGCCGCCCGAACCCGAGGCGGTAAACTTAATGCTCGACCCAGGCCTAGCCTTCGGCACCGGCACCCACCCCACCACCTTTCTGTGCTTGCAGTGGTTAGATCAACAATCTCTCGAGCAAGCCGCACTGGTGGACTTCGGCTGCGGCTCGGGCATTTTAGGCATAGCCGCACTGTTACTGGGAGCCAAGCAGGTTATTGGCGTGGATATAGACCCGCAGGCGCTCTTGGCCACCCGCGAGAATGCTGGCCGCAATGGCCTAGCCGCCGATGCCATGCCCGTGTTTTTACCCAAGGATGCGCCGCAAACAAGCGTCGACATCATGCTCGCCAACATTTTGGCCGGACCTTTGGTGGAGCTTGCGCCACTGTTAACCAGCCAAGTGCGGGCAAGCGGCTTGTTGTGTTTATCGGGCATACTCGCCAGCCAAGCCGATGCGGTCATGAGCGCCTACCCAGCCTTCGATTTCGACCCAGTGGCGCAAAAGGAGGAATGGGTTCGCTTAACTGGGCGCAAAGTTAGGTAG
- a CDS encoding zinc-ribbon and DUF3426 domain-containing protein, protein MTQFVTRCPKCSTSFRITQAQLDRAKGAVRCGSCLQIFRANDHIVSQVAAKPAAKLAPTKAAAAPAKAAAPAKAAPSAKPAAPKTAAKPQAAVAKKPAPAPAKAAPQTKPANKNEGLKFNQKAIDEEAEWDDSQLIHDDLFEEEDKDRTGELSENFFDVYEPTRAKHQPERTLFDREIKSHEEEEEKDSADESWALSILEASEDESREEEKRKPEQEQYSRATTGTFSALSDEDIEDALGDTFRTTGQQPKFDPEPEPEPNKSKGSARTLFTLEEDDSRPKPMFTEMEEIDDDPAIRGYDPEKRAIIRSIEPEPLEFGFHIEGSPWPKRLLWSGLSVLALYGFIWQMAHYNLDDWGRHASTRPYYQSFCPLFGCTLPPMSEPGKVMASNLVVRSHPRMNDALLIDAVLLNKASFEQPFPPLVIQFSDLQGNLVASRRFLAREYLAGEMAGQTIMPSNQPVHIALEILDPGKDAVNYSAHIAQ, encoded by the coding sequence ATGACCCAATTTGTGACCCGCTGCCCCAAGTGCAGCACGTCATTTCGCATCACCCAGGCACAACTGGATCGTGCTAAAGGTGCGGTTCGCTGCGGCTCTTGCCTGCAAATATTTCGCGCCAACGACCATATCGTGAGCCAGGTGGCTGCTAAGCCTGCGGCCAAACTAGCCCCCACTAAAGCGGCAGCTGCGCCTGCGAAAGCGGCAGCGCCAGCAAAAGCGGCGCCCAGCGCCAAGCCAGCAGCACCGAAAACAGCCGCCAAACCACAGGCAGCTGTCGCTAAAAAGCCCGCTCCTGCGCCAGCTAAAGCAGCCCCACAAACCAAGCCGGCGAATAAAAACGAAGGGCTAAAGTTCAACCAAAAGGCCATCGATGAAGAGGCCGAGTGGGATGATAGCCAGCTGATTCACGACGATTTATTCGAAGAGGAAGACAAAGACCGCACCGGCGAGCTGTCGGAAAACTTTTTTGACGTCTATGAACCGACCCGCGCCAAGCACCAACCGGAACGCACCCTATTCGACCGGGAAATTAAGAGCCACGAAGAGGAAGAGGAAAAAGACAGTGCCGATGAATCTTGGGCGCTGAGCATTCTTGAGGCCTCGGAAGATGAGAGCCGCGAAGAGGAAAAGCGCAAGCCCGAGCAGGAACAATACTCCAGAGCCACCACCGGCACCTTTTCCGCCTTGAGCGACGAAGACATCGAAGACGCCCTCGGCGATACCTTCCGCACTACCGGTCAGCAACCCAAATTTGACCCGGAGCCAGAGCCAGAACCCAACAAGAGCAAGGGCTCGGCGCGCACCTTATTCACCCTCGAAGAAGACGACAGCCGACCCAAGCCGATGTTTACCGAAATGGAAGAGATCGACGACGACCCTGCCATTCGCGGTTACGATCCTGAAAAGCGCGCGATCATACGCAGCATCGAACCCGAACCCTTAGAATTCGGCTTCCATATCGAGGGCTCACCTTGGCCCAAGCGCTTATTGTGGAGCGGCTTATCAGTATTGGCGCTATACGGCTTTATTTGGCAAATGGCCCATTACAATCTGGATGACTGGGGCCGCCATGCCAGCACCCGACCCTACTACCAAAGCTTCTGCCCACTATTCGGCTGCACCCTGCCGCCTATGTCTGAGCCCGGCAAGGTCATGGCTTCTAACTTGGTGGTGCGCTCCCATCCGCGCATGAACGATGCCTTATTAATCGACGCGGTATTGCTCAACAAAGCTTCCTTTGAACAACCCTTCCCGCCGCTGGTTATCCAGTTTAGCGACCTACAGGGCAACCTCGTTGCCAGCCGACGATTCTTGGCGCGCGAGTACTTGGCCGGTGAAATGGCCGGGCAAACCATCATGCCCAGTAATCAACCGGTGCATATTGCCTTGGAGATTCTCGACCCAGGTAAAGATGCGGTCAATTACTCGGCGCATATCGCCCAGTAA